One Bacteroidales bacterium genomic window, AGGTGTTTGTAAAAATCAGTTTGGTCTATAAAATATTTTTTTATTGCCTCTTCTCCGCTATGCCCAAACGGGGGATTTCCTAAATCGTGGGCTAAACTGGCAGTTGAAACGATTATTGGAATTTCAGTAATCAGATCAAAATTCAGATCGTCCTCTTTTTGTTTGATGATGTTCACAAGGATACTCCCCAATGTTCGACCAACACTTGCAACCTCTAAACTATGTGTTAAACGATTGTGAACGAACACGCTTCCTGGTAATGGGAATACCTGAGTTTTATTTTGTAGCCTGCGAAATGGGGAGGAGAAAATAATCCTATCGTAATCGCGCTGAAATTGAGATCTTGCATAACCCGAATCCAAGACGTTTTCGCTTTCTGCTCCCAACCTCAGAGGATTAAGGAGTTTATCCCATGTCATCAAATGCTTCATTGCGGTGTTTTTAAAAAATCAAGGCTCAAATGGATGTCTGAGCCTTAATGTATGCAATTATAACTTTACGATATTTATTTTTTACTAACGATATTTGCGGTTTTGATAATCTTATACACTTCACCGTTTTCATCTGCCAGCGGAGTATACGTTTCCTCCGAAGTATATGATTTATTGTTTATTGTAAATTTGTTGGTTGTCTTTAAGACAATTCCATTACGCAGATCGTTCCAAAACTTATCATTTTCAGTCTTTTGCTTTTCAGTAAACTCCATTTTATCAGAATGATGAGTTCCAACTAGTTCATTAGAGGTTACTCCTAACAGATCCAAGTAATGATTATTAATATAAGTAATATACCCTTTAGGATCATATTCAACTATATAAATAGAGTTACTAATTGCGTCGATATAGTTTTGCATATCCAAAAACCTCTGTGATGCAATCTTATTTGCTTCAATCAGTTCTTCTTCTAAATGTTTTGTGTCTGATATGTCAAATTGAATACTTAATAAGCCCGTTTTTCCTGTATTGGGTATTATAAATGGCAGTTTTGTCGTTCTTAAGTACTTTTTCTTAAGCCCACTTGTATCCTCAAAGATATATGTCTGACTACCCTTTTCCATAATTTCTATCTCTTGCTTCCTCCAGTTATCGACATCTTCTCCACGGTGATTGTCATAATCGGTCGTTCCAATAATTTCATCAATGGATTTATTGTAGCCAGCAGCAACATGAGAGTTGGCAATTAAAAATACGCCATTTTCGTCTTTTAGAGATATTTTAGCAGGAATTGAATTTAGTAACTCTGTAAGTAATTTGCGATTTTCTTCATGTTTTTTCAAAGTATCCTGCATACGCAAAGCATCATCCTGCTTTAAACGCTCCATTTCTTCTTGAGTAGATTGAAGTTCCTCCATGTTTTGCCTCATCTCTTCTTCTTGAGCGGACATTTCTTCTGCTTGCTGCTGAGTTCTTGAAAGCAATAATGTGGTTCTTATGTTTGTCCTTGCAGATGTTAGTGTTGATGCAATACTTTGTGCCAATTTTTCTACAAACTCAATCTTAAACTCCTCAATCTCAGAGAAAGAGGCAATTTCTAAAACTCCAAGTACTTTTTCTTCAATTAGTAAAGGAACTATAAGCAAACAACGTGGACGTGCTTCACCTAAGCCAGAAGTAACCTGAATGTAATTTTCAGGTATTTCTGTTAGATAAATCGTTTGTTTTTCCAATGCACAAGCGCCAACCAATCCTTCGCCTAGAAGTATTTGTTTTTTTAAGTATTTGTGACGATTGAAAGCAAATGCTGATAATAGTTCAAAATGAACATCTCCAGATATGTCATCATTATAAATGAAAACACCACCCTGATTTGCATCGAGATAATGTACTAAATTCTTGATTATATCAGCCGCAAGTAATTCAAGTTTATCATTATTTTGACGAAGTATATCGCTGAATTTAGCTAATCCTTCATTTGTCCACCTACGTTTTTCGTCTTCAATCTTTCGTTTTTCCTCCTCAAGTTTTGCTTTCTTAAGGCTTTCTCGCATATTAATTAACGATTTTCCTAACGTATCTTCTTCACTTAAAAGATCTAGATCAACATTTAGATCTCCAGCACCTATTCTTTCGGCAAAGTCGGTCTTTTGGGAAAGTCCCTTAATGTTGATATTAAGATAATTGAACATCTTCCCCATTTCGTCTTTTTGATCATCCGAATAAATCATTCCTAAATCAGCATGGCCAAAAGAAATTCGTTGTAAAGTATTAACAATACGAGTAATTGGAGAAATAATAAATTTTTTTGAAAAGATGTATGTGATAATTAAAAGTATTGTAATTCCTATTAATCCAATGATAATTGACTCCCAAAAAGTAAAGACAGAAGATCTTACAACCTCTGACTTTGGAACTACCGTTACCAAAGACCATGGCATTTTGCTTTTCCCAACAATAATTGGTTTTACCGAAAAAAAGGAGGTTACACCATTAACATCAGATGCTGTAAAGAAAGCAGATTCGCCTGAAGAAATCTTGTCAGTTACATCATTTTTAGTGAATATACTTTCATAATCTTCAAGGGCGTTTTGACCTATTTTTTCTTTATCGGGATGTGCAATATATTTAATATTATTAGATAGTAGGAATGCGTAACTATTTTCATATGGCTTAATAAGTCTGATATCATTATAATACCTTGATAATTCAATGTCAATACCTATAACTCCTATAAAACGTCCATCAACTAAATTCGAAACAACTATACTTGTTATTAAAAACTGATTCTTGCTATCACTGGTGAAACTAAAAAAGTAAGGATCCTCAAGACTTTCCGATTTATCTCTTTTTATTCTAGCATAATCAACAGGATCTCCACTAACGCTTCCAATTTCAGTACCATGTTTTATTTGCCCCTTCTCGCGCCAGTAATAACACCTAT contains:
- a CDS encoding GAF domain-containing protein; protein product: MKINVFEKLSLQQKILSMVIGASTIVFIFTVGNIALKSRKDSINDAIKHINVVADYHASKIKGSLEKDLFIARTLSNSIQVHKLLSEDKWKELFAKLYEETLIKNPDLLSVWDSWELNYIDLTYKKDYGRYRCYYWREKGQIKHGTEIGSVSGDPVDYARIKRDKSESLEDPYFFSFTSDSKNQFLITSIVVSNLVDGRFIGVIGIDIELSRYYNDIRLIKPYENSYAFLLSNNIKYIAHPDKEKIGQNALEDYESIFTKNDVTDKISSGESAFFTASDVNGVTSFFSVKPIIVGKSKMPWSLVTVVPKSEVVRSSVFTFWESIIIGLIGITILLIITYIFSKKFIISPITRIVNTLQRISFGHADLGMIYSDDQKDEMGKMFNYLNINIKGLSQKTDFAERIGAGDLNVDLDLLSEEDTLGKSLINMRESLKKAKLEEEKRKIEDEKRRWTNEGLAKFSDILRQNNDKLELLAADIIKNLVHYLDANQGGVFIYNDDISGDVHFELLSAFAFNRHKYLKKQILLGEGLVGACALEKQTIYLTEIPENYIQVTSGLGEARPRCLLIVPLLIEEKVLGVLEIASFSEIEEFKIEFVEKLAQSIASTLTSARTNIRTTLLLSRTQQQAEEMSAQEEEMRQNMEELQSTQEEMERLKQDDALRMQDTLKKHEENRKLLTELLNSIPAKISLKDENGVFLIANSHVAAGYNKSIDEIIGTTDYDNHRGEDVDNWRKQEIEIMEKGSQTYIFEDTSGLKKKYLRTTKLPFIIPNTGKTGLLSIQFDISDTKHLEEELIEANKIASQRFLDMQNYIDAISNSIYIVEYDPKGYITYINNHYLDLLGVTSNELVGTHHSDKMEFTEKQKTENDKFWNDLRNGIVLKTTNKFTINNKSYTSEETYTPLADENGEVYKIIKTANIVSKK